AAACATGTGTTTGTTTATGCAAAATTGCAAAGGTAAAATGGAGAGACCAACTAGTTCAACATGGCTTAAGAAATGACAAACTTGTCTATGTTGGCAAGCAAGCATGTTTATCTGTGACTGAGAGCTAGTAAGtaaactgaaacaaaatacTTGACACAATGATAATATCTAAAGAAATCAAAGATATGGTCAGGCGCAGATCCTTACATTTTTGATGATTCTGACCCAGCAATCTTTTTCAATGAACGCTTCTTTTTCAAACTGTAGTTGCCTGAGACATGCCGGATAAATTGAAGCTGCAAATACCAAACAAGAAACTGTGAGCATCAAGTAATTCCAGCAAAAACACTTTGCAGTCAGCGAAGGGCAGTTTCCTTTTACATACCTTGGAGTCCCACTTAGCCCGCACAGGCTGCTTGCTAGCCAATTCACCCCGCTTCTGCAAGACCTGCACTCGTCAATCCAAGGCTGGATGGGTAGATATCTTACTTATGCAGGAAGATTGGAGCTCCTCCGATCGGTTTTATTTGGGAAGGTCCAGTTCTGGTTAAATATCTTTCCTGTCCCTGCTAGTGTGTTGAAACAAATTATCAGTATTTGCAGGAATTTCCTCTGGACTGGCGATGCCTGCCGGGGTTCCTCCGCCATTGTCGCCTGGAAGAATGTCTGTTTCCCTACAAATGAGGGTGGTCTGGGTTTGTTTGATCTCCAAGCCCGTAACCGTAGTTTTCTTAGCAAGCAGCTAtggaatattcatcttaaatcgGACTCGGTTTGGATTCGTTGGATTCACCATTTTTATTTGAGCAGTGACTCCGTCTGGTCGGTCCAGGCGCATCACTCCTCGTCCCCCTTGTGGAAAGCCATCATCACGGTTAGGGAGGTCATCTCTCAACATTGTGGGGGCTCAGAGGTGGAGAGTGTCTCTATGATGAGAAACTGGTCTAATTCTACAGGTCCTTTTCTTGCCCATGCATATGATTTCT
This genomic interval from Populus alba chromosome 1, ASM523922v2, whole genome shotgun sequence contains the following:
- the LOC140955206 gene encoding uncharacterized protein; translation: MGRYLTYAGRLELLRSVLFGKVQFWLNIFPVPASVLKQIISICRNFLWTGDACRGSSAIVAWKNVCFPTNEGGLGLFDLQARNRSFLSKQLWNIHLKSDSVWIRWIHHFYLSSDSVWSVQAHHSSSPLWKAIITVREVISQHCGGSEVESVSMMRNWSNSTGPFLAHAYDFFRPSGPTVPWGRVVWERWSLPKYSFILWLATLGKLKTRDRLWFIPSDPSCAFCRCEAESHAHLFFACNWTGRLWDRIKDWLHIGRRMSSISSAIRGLYPKRSNLVSRMRRVSLGITVYLIWEERNKRIFNAKSREVEAMFRRFQILFYTVFYFHDKDRLQLFPIQ